A window of the Fuscovulum sp. genome harbors these coding sequences:
- a CDS encoding ATP-binding cassette domain-containing protein — MVDRTGTPLVELRDISISFGGIKAVDHVTVDLFPGEVVGLLGHNGAGKSTLIKCLSGAYKADAGQILINGQEVEINNPRDARAQNIETIYQTLALADNLDAASNLFLGRELVNSMGFVNESAMEAETRKIMGRLNPNFRKFGVPVSALSGGQRQSVAIARAVYFNAKILIMDEPTAALGPHETQMVSELIQELKAQGLGIFLIEHDIHNVMKLCDRASVMKNGQLVGTVNVDEVTDEDILSMIILGKKPAKAA, encoded by the coding sequence ATGGTAGACAGAACCGGAACCCCGCTCGTCGAACTGCGTGACATCTCGATCTCGTTCGGTGGGATCAAGGCCGTCGATCACGTCACGGTCGACCTCTTCCCCGGCGAAGTCGTGGGCCTTTTGGGCCATAACGGCGCGGGCAAGTCGACGCTGATCAAATGCCTGTCGGGGGCCTACAAGGCCGATGCAGGCCAGATCCTGATCAATGGCCAAGAGGTGGAGATCAACAATCCCCGCGACGCCCGCGCCCAGAACATCGAGACGATCTATCAGACGCTCGCTCTGGCAGATAACCTTGATGCCGCCTCGAACCTGTTCCTTGGTCGCGAATTGGTGAACTCCATGGGGTTCGTGAACGAATCCGCGATGGAGGCCGAAACGCGCAAGATCATGGGTCGCCTGAACCCGAACTTCCGCAAGTTCGGCGTCCCGGTCAGCGCGCTGTCGGGCGGTCAACGCCAGTCGGTCGCCATCGCGCGTGCCGTGTATTTCAACGCCAAGATCCTGATCATGGACGAACCCACTGCCGCGCTTGGGCCGCATGAGACGCAGATGGTGTCGGAATTGATCCAAGAGCTTAAGGCGCAGGGTCTGGGCATTTTCCTGATCGAACATGACATCCACAACGTGATGAAGCTGTGCGATCGGGCCTCCGTGATGAAGAACGGTCAGCTTGTCGGAACGGTCAATGTCGATGAAGTGACCGACGAAGACATCCTGTCGATGATCATCCTTGGCAAGAAACCGGCAAAGGCTGCG